In Ornithinibacter aureus, the genomic stretch GAGAACCCGGTCGACCAGGTGCAGGTGATCGACGGGATCGGTGTGCTCGGTCATCGGCAAGCCTCCAACGTCAGCGGTGACGGCCGACGTTAGCCCAGTGAACCCCTCAGACGGGCGTCGGCACCGACGCCGCGACGGCGGCTCCCCAGACCCGGGCGTGCTCGAGTTCGCCGTCGGCGAGGGGCCCCTGGACGTCGAGCACGTAGAAGCTCTGCGGGGCGATCGCCTGCGAGAACCCGTGCCGGCGCCCGGCGCGGGCCGCGCTGTGGGCCGCCGACCCGGGCAGGCGGCGCACCCTGGTCACCCTGGTGTCGAAGGCCGCGAACCACCGGCCGTGCTCGTCCGGCAGGCTCGCGAGCCACTCGCGCAGCCCGGTCGCCACCGAGCCCTGCGACGCCCCTTGGACCCGGGCATCGCGCCTCGTCGCCTCCCTGCTCATGGAGAACGCGTGGGTGGGGCCACCGGCAATGACGAGGTCGACTCCCTGAAGGTCAACGGGCGCCGCGGTCACCTCGACGAGATTGACGGACATGACCTCGGCGACACCGTCCGCGACCGCTCGCGCGACCTTCCCGGAGTTGCCGAACATCGATTCGTAGACCACCAGTGCCCGTGCCATCGTGCGTGCCTTCCCGGCCCGGGCGTGGAGCCCGAAGGGCCACCTCCACGCTACGCCGCAGGTGGCGAGCCGAACGCTCGCACGGCTGTCTCGTCGGTCACGGTCGACGCCCCCTGTGACACCCGATGTCTGCCGTCGCAGTCAGGTGAACGCCCCGAAAACCACCCCGAACGCCACGAAGCCCGCCAGGGATCTGGCGGGCTTCGTCGAGGGTGGACGCGAGAGGACTCGAACCTCCGACCCCCACCGTGTCAAGGTGGTGCGCTAACCATCTGCGCTACGCGTCCGTGGGTCGTGCGGTGATGCTGTTGTGGATGCTGCCGTGCTGGGTGGTGCTGATCGGGTACTTCTCGAGGTGGAGACGGGATTTGAACCCGTGTACGCGGCTTTGCAGGCCGCTGCCTCGCCTCTCGGCCACTCCACCATGTTCGGGGCGGCTAACCCTCGAGCGGATGACCGGGTTCGAACCGGCGACCTCAACCTTGGCAAGGTTGCGCTCTACCA encodes the following:
- a CDS encoding flavodoxin family protein, producing the protein MARALVVYESMFGNSGKVARAVADGVAEVMSVNLVEVTAAPVDLQGVDLVIAGGPTHAFSMSREATRRDARVQGASQGSVATGLREWLASLPDEHGRWFAAFDTRVTRVRRLPGSAAHSAARAGRRHGFSQAIAPQSFYVLDVQGPLADGELEHARVWGAAVAASVPTPV